A single Rattus norvegicus strain BN/NHsdMcwi chromosome 5, GRCr8, whole genome shotgun sequence DNA region contains:
- the C5h1orf159 gene encoding uncharacterized protein C1orf159 homolog isoform X4 yields the protein MRRSPCQLPSMALQCLMLLTGLVVGGMSKSTESKAQQPECCMDVVDVNATCLGTGLCGPGCYRHWNADGSASCVRCWNGTLPTYNGSECRILTGRGMQFPMNRSTGTPGQPHFGGPHVAASLFLGTLFISTGLILSVAGFFYLKRSSKLPEVFYRRDRAPVLQPGET from the exons ATGAGGCG ATCTCCCTGCCAGCTCCCCAGCATGGCACTGCAGTGTCTCATGCTCCTGACTGGCCTTGTGGTGGGAGGCATGAGCAAATCCACAGAAAGCAAG GCCCAGCAACCTGAGTGTTGTATGGATGTGGTAGACGTCAATGCTACCTGCCTAGGTACAGGTCTCTGTGGCCCAG GTTGCTACAGGCACTGGAATGCAGATGGGAGTGCTAGCTGTGTTCGGTGCTGGAATGGGACCCTCCCGACATACAATGGCTCTGAGTGCAGAATTC TCACTGGCCGGGGCATGCAGTTTCCCATGAACAGAAGCACAGGGACACCTGGACAGCCACATTTTG GGGGTCCTCATGTGGCAGCTTCCCTCTTCCTGGGGACACTCTTCATCAGCACAGGCCTCATCCTCTCTGTGGCTGGGTTCTTCTACCTCAAGCGCTCCAGTAAGCTCCCGGAAGTTTTCTACAGGAGAGACAGAG CCCCTGTCCTGCAGCCTGGTGAAACA TGA
- the C5h1orf159 gene encoding uncharacterized protein C1orf159 homolog isoform X1, with protein MRRSPCQLPSMALQCLMLLTGLVVGGMSKSTESKAQQPECCMDVVDVNATCLGTGLCGPGCYRHWNADGSASCVRCWNGTLPTYNGSECRILTGRGMQFPMNRSTGTPGQPHFGGPHVAASLFLGTLFISTGLILSVAGFFYLKRSSKLPEVFYRRDRAPVLQPGETAAMVPLPQSSVRKPRYIRREQHPEKNRDPSAFSTVEAHISNV; from the exons ATGAGGCG ATCTCCCTGCCAGCTCCCCAGCATGGCACTGCAGTGTCTCATGCTCCTGACTGGCCTTGTGGTGGGAGGCATGAGCAAATCCACAGAAAGCAAG GCCCAGCAACCTGAGTGTTGTATGGATGTGGTAGACGTCAATGCTACCTGCCTAGGTACAGGTCTCTGTGGCCCAG GTTGCTACAGGCACTGGAATGCAGATGGGAGTGCTAGCTGTGTTCGGTGCTGGAATGGGACCCTCCCGACATACAATGGCTCTGAGTGCAGAATTC TCACTGGCCGGGGCATGCAGTTTCCCATGAACAGAAGCACAGGGACACCTGGACAGCCACATTTTG GGGGTCCTCATGTGGCAGCTTCCCTCTTCCTGGGGACACTCTTCATCAGCACAGGCCTCATCCTCTCTGTGGCTGGGTTCTTCTACCTCAAGCGCTCCAGTAAGCTCCCGGAAGTTTTCTACAGGAGAGACAGAG CCCCTGTCCTGCAGCCTGGTGAAACA GCTGCAATGGTCCCCCTGCCACAGTCTTCAG TGAGAAAGCCAAGATACATCAGGCGTGAGCAGCACCCAGAAAAGAATAGGGATCCTTCTGCCTTCTCCACAGTAGAGGCCCACATCAGCAACGTCTGA
- the C5h1orf159 gene encoding uncharacterized protein C1orf159 homolog isoform X2 translates to MALQCLMLLTGLVVGGMSKSTESKAQQPECCMDVVDVNATCLGTGLCGPGCYRHWNADGSASCVRCWNGTLPTYNGSECRILTGRGMQFPMNRSTGTPGQPHFGGPHVAASLFLGTLFISTGLILSVAGFFYLKRSSKLPEVFYRRDRAPVLQPGETAAMVPLPQSSVRKPRYIRREQHPEKNRDPSAFSTVEAHISNV, encoded by the exons ATGGCACTGCAGTGTCTCATGCTCCTGACTGGCCTTGTGGTGGGAGGCATGAGCAAATCCACAGAAAGCAAG GCCCAGCAACCTGAGTGTTGTATGGATGTGGTAGACGTCAATGCTACCTGCCTAGGTACAGGTCTCTGTGGCCCAG GTTGCTACAGGCACTGGAATGCAGATGGGAGTGCTAGCTGTGTTCGGTGCTGGAATGGGACCCTCCCGACATACAATGGCTCTGAGTGCAGAATTC TCACTGGCCGGGGCATGCAGTTTCCCATGAACAGAAGCACAGGGACACCTGGACAGCCACATTTTG GGGGTCCTCATGTGGCAGCTTCCCTCTTCCTGGGGACACTCTTCATCAGCACAGGCCTCATCCTCTCTGTGGCTGGGTTCTTCTACCTCAAGCGCTCCAGTAAGCTCCCGGAAGTTTTCTACAGGAGAGACAGAG CCCCTGTCCTGCAGCCTGGTGAAACA GCTGCAATGGTCCCCCTGCCACAGTCTTCAG TGAGAAAGCCAAGATACATCAGGCGTGAGCAGCACCCAGAAAAGAATAGGGATCCTTCTGCCTTCTCCACAGTAGAGGCCCACATCAGCAACGTCTGA
- the C5h1orf159 gene encoding uncharacterized protein C1orf159 homolog isoform X3: protein MDVVDVNATCLGTGLCGPGCYRHWNADGSASCVRCWNGTLPTYNGSECRILTGRGMQFPMNRSTGTPGQPHFGGPHVAASLFLGTLFISTGLILSVAGFFYLKRSSKLPEVFYRRDRAPVLQPGETAAMVPLPQSSVRKPRYIRREQHPEKNRDPSAFSTVEAHISNV from the exons ATGGATGTGGTAGACGTCAATGCTACCTGCCTAGGTACAGGTCTCTGTGGCCCAG GTTGCTACAGGCACTGGAATGCAGATGGGAGTGCTAGCTGTGTTCGGTGCTGGAATGGGACCCTCCCGACATACAATGGCTCTGAGTGCAGAATTC TCACTGGCCGGGGCATGCAGTTTCCCATGAACAGAAGCACAGGGACACCTGGACAGCCACATTTTG GGGGTCCTCATGTGGCAGCTTCCCTCTTCCTGGGGACACTCTTCATCAGCACAGGCCTCATCCTCTCTGTGGCTGGGTTCTTCTACCTCAAGCGCTCCAGTAAGCTCCCGGAAGTTTTCTACAGGAGAGACAGAG CCCCTGTCCTGCAGCCTGGTGAAACA GCTGCAATGGTCCCCCTGCCACAGTCTTCAG TGAGAAAGCCAAGATACATCAGGCGTGAGCAGCACCCAGAAAAGAATAGGGATCCTTCTGCCTTCTCCACAGTAGAGGCCCACATCAGCAACGTCTGA
- the Rnf223 gene encoding RING finger protein 223 isoform X1 yields MFRVMSSVQRIWRTAMPPYHQNSSTATVPRSPGSSGSPKSPSTPGSVKVASPLECSICFSGYDNIFKTPKELSCTHVFCLECLARLAAAQPAGRPGREAVPCPFCRQPTTVPAAGAPALRTSRQLQAKMPAHLQREEPVWLEGTKLCCRPSPTASGQEASDFVCVDVGLSKPPEPTVPIPVQDPAPNPGCLARCWARCREWRRVALVSVLLLVLFCVVLWPVHCALKTGNLHCINRPPAATVTIAATTDALSLGLLANN; encoded by the exons ATG TTCAGAGTCATGTCATCAGTCCAGAGGATATGGCGCACTGCTATGCCACCCTACCACCAGAACAGCTCCACAGCCACAGTGCCCAGGTCTCCTGGCTCAAGTGGCAGCCCCAAGTCCCCCAGTACTCCTGGCTCAGTGAAGGTGGCCTCCCCATTGGAATGTTCCATTTGCTTCTCAGGCTACGACAACATCTTCAAGACGCCCAAAGAGCTTTCCTGCACTCATGTCTTCTGTCTTGAGTGCTTGGCTAGGCTGGCAGCGGCCCAGCCTGCAGGCCGTCCTGGCAGAGAAGCCGTGCCCTGCCCATTCTGCCGGCAGCCCACAACTGTGCCCGCTGCTGGGGCTCCTGCACTGCGTACCAGTCGTCAGCTACAGGCCAAGATGCCGGCGCACCTACAGAGAGAGGAGCCTGTGTGGCTGGAGGGCACCAAACTGTGTTGCCGCCCTTCGCCCACTGCTTCTGGCCAAGAGGCCAGTGACTTTGTATGTGTGGATGTAGGCCTGAGCAAACCACCTGAGCCCACCGTACCTATACCTGTCCAAGACCCTGCACCCAACCCAGGCTGTCTGGCCCGCTGTTGGGCACGCTGTAGGGAATGGCGTCGTGTAGCGCTGGTTTCCGTGCTGTTGCTGGTGCTGTTTTGTGTGGTACTCTGGCCTGTGCACTGTGCACTCAAAACTGGAAATCTGCATTGCATTAACCGGCCACCTGCAGCCACTGTCACCATCGCTGCCACCACCGATGCCCTATCCCTTGGGCTCTTAGCCAACAACTAG
- the Rnf223 gene encoding RING finger protein 223, which translates to MSSVQRIWRTAMPPYHQNSSTATVPRSPGSSGSPKSPSTPGSVKVASPLECSICFSGYDNIFKTPKELSCTHVFCLECLARLAAAQPAGRPGREAVPCPFCRQPTTVPAAGAPALRTSRQLQAKMPAHLQREEPVWLEGTKLCCRPSPTASGQEASDFVCVDVGLSKPPEPTVPIPVQDPAPNPGCLARCWARCREWRRVALVSVLLLVLFCVVLWPVHCALKTGNLHCINRPPAATVTIAATTDALSLGLLANN; encoded by the coding sequence ATGTCATCAGTCCAGAGGATATGGCGCACTGCTATGCCACCCTACCACCAGAACAGCTCCACAGCCACAGTGCCCAGGTCTCCTGGCTCAAGTGGCAGCCCCAAGTCCCCCAGTACTCCTGGCTCAGTGAAGGTGGCCTCCCCATTGGAATGTTCCATTTGCTTCTCAGGCTACGACAACATCTTCAAGACGCCCAAAGAGCTTTCCTGCACTCATGTCTTCTGTCTTGAGTGCTTGGCTAGGCTGGCAGCGGCCCAGCCTGCAGGCCGTCCTGGCAGAGAAGCCGTGCCCTGCCCATTCTGCCGGCAGCCCACAACTGTGCCCGCTGCTGGGGCTCCTGCACTGCGTACCAGTCGTCAGCTACAGGCCAAGATGCCGGCGCACCTACAGAGAGAGGAGCCTGTGTGGCTGGAGGGCACCAAACTGTGTTGCCGCCCTTCGCCCACTGCTTCTGGCCAAGAGGCCAGTGACTTTGTATGTGTGGATGTAGGCCTGAGCAAACCACCTGAGCCCACCGTACCTATACCTGTCCAAGACCCTGCACCCAACCCAGGCTGTCTGGCCCGCTGTTGGGCACGCTGTAGGGAATGGCGTCGTGTAGCGCTGGTTTCCGTGCTGTTGCTGGTGCTGTTTTGTGTGGTACTCTGGCCTGTGCACTGTGCACTCAAAACTGGAAATCTGCATTGCATTAACCGGCCACCTGCAGCCACTGTCACCATCGCTGCCACCACCGATGCCCTATCCCTTGGGCTCTTAGCCAACAACTAG